Proteins from a genomic interval of Candidatus Babela massiliensis:
- a CDS encoding S41 family peptidase, translating into MKKFSRFYREFLILLLIGSLYNNLIISNDAVHQSFTDQIESWANSMIETLHLVNSKSYYPIGFDDSMIKALDAFVKKDSHSRFLGPKDYNDLIKSTKGEFYGIGVVLGPKRPDDEFLTILEVIPDSPSYNKGLQKFDKIIAIDSKPVNSLTVDDAVKLLKAEKRHSPVELTILRDSKSVITIVVERDIVKEEHLAGYHFRNQNITYLALSMFSEKTAQRLENFIKKINLKNPKGLILDLRNNPGGILTSAVDCASLFLGKDKLIVSTKDKNQKIQEELYTSKEKIIKDMPIIILINDFTASAAEILAGALRAYSCNNLSKDKCNPHIFLLGTTSYGKGSVQEVIPISNDCALKLTTSLYYLPDNKSIDCKGIEPDFYIDQKFPPSNDLKLLHKIYGKERRNLNEKVKLDNQEKDYFKKKIEFIKNDCQIQAAANLILLLDLGLRKSNKLCTRQNSLKFLSKSFIGDKTLIEYIN; encoded by the coding sequence ATGAAAAAATTTTCAAGATTTTATAGAGAGTTCTTGATATTGTTACTTATCGGTTCTTTATATAATAATTTAATTATTTCTAATGATGCCGTGCATCAAAGTTTTACAGATCAAATTGAATCTTGGGCTAATTCTATGATTGAAACTTTACATTTAGTTAATTCTAAATCTTATTATCCTATTGGATTTGATGATTCTATGATTAAAGCTCTAGATGCCTTTGTAAAAAAGGATAGTCATTCTAGATTTTTAGGTCCTAAAGATTATAATGATTTAATTAAATCTACCAAAGGGGAATTTTATGGTATAGGAGTAGTCTTAGGGCCTAAGCGACCCGATGATGAATTTTTAACTATACTAGAAGTTATACCTGATAGTCCTTCTTATAATAAGGGATTACAGAAATTTGACAAAATAATTGCGATTGATAGCAAACCGGTCAATAGTTTAACTGTAGATGACGCTGTTAAATTACTTAAAGCAGAAAAACGGCACTCCCCTGTTGAATTAACTATTTTAAGAGATTCTAAAAGTGTTATAACTATAGTTGTGGAAAGAGATATTGTTAAAGAAGAGCACTTGGCAGGGTATCATTTTAGAAATCAAAATATTACTTATCTTGCGTTATCTATGTTTTCTGAAAAAACAGCTCAGAGATTAGAAAATTTTATAAAGAAAATTAACTTAAAAAATCCTAAAGGTCTAATACTAGATTTAAGAAATAATCCAGGAGGAATTTTAACATCAGCAGTTGATTGTGCATCTCTTTTTTTAGGTAAAGATAAACTAATAGTATCTACCAAAGACAAAAATCAGAAAATTCAAGAAGAGCTATATACTTCAAAAGAAAAGATAATTAAAGATATGCCGATAATAATACTTATAAATGATTTTACAGCTTCTGCTGCTGAAATTCTTGCAGGGGCGTTAAGGGCTTATTCATGTAATAATTTGTCAAAAGATAAATGTAATCCTCATATATTTTTATTAGGTACTACGTCTTATGGTAAAGGATCTGTTCAAGAAGTTATACCAATTTCAAATGATTGTGCTTTAAAGTTAACTACTTCTCTTTACTATTTACCTGATAACAAATCTATTGATTGTAAAGGTATAGAACCAGATTTTTACATTGATCAAAAATTTCCACCAAGTAACGACCTGAAATTGTTACATAAAATTTACGGTAAAGAGCGTAGAAATTTAAATGAAAAGGTAAAATTGGATAACCAAGAAAAAGATTATTTTAAAAAGAAAATAGAATTTATAAAAAATGATTGTCAGATTCAAGCAGCTGCTAATTTAATTTTACTTTTAGATTTAGGTCTTAGAAAATCAAATAAGCTATGTACTCGCCAAAATTCACTTAAATTTTTAAGTAAGAGTTTTATTGGAGATAAAACTTTAATTGAATATATAAATTAA
- a CDS encoding immunoglobulin domain-containing protein, translating into MKFIKLLTKCLFIVIFSLILYNEMKSVCNLGSLSNRQNYSLPSDSYPQSIAFSPIFNSNLFAAVANSNTNYLSIYSVDQTTGTFTEISSSIGTGGVPSGVAFSPITSGGNLFAAVSNSGGGVTAYSVDQSGNFISINTYNAGSQPSSVAFSPIVNGNLFVAVTNGGTSGSNGVTVYTVDESTGVFSVVGNYTTGGQPSSVAFSPITPNGDLFAAVANYASNNISFYQVDTSTGVFNSLGTYQSSSTASCISVAFSPITTEGNLFVAVANSSFTDNSVTIYQVNTQNLSLDLINTYGAGTSPHGVAFSSVVSESLFLGVANQLSSNISMYSVDQSAGTLTSVANYATNQYPYSIAFSPLTTTGYLFLGTANYGGNNITVYSVETAPIVSITVSSENVCVGSSITLTVVALGGSGSYTYSWTLPDGGTSSDNPLIISSATSSDGGSYQVTVTDSNGCQGIPDPVQITVYSRPEVTIQPSNTFSTCVEESVIFTAVPSGGSGNFAYQWFDSNGDLVNTTNILSADTGTAGVFDYSFQLTDTVTQCAVGVTLIQLTVNPNPTVTISSAPPTACYGGNAILTANVSGGSGSYSYQWLLNGSPIPSAISPTYIANDIIPGTNDGVYQVTVTDTMTTCSTTSSDFTIPVDQVSVTLNTSSTAICQGASITLTANVTSGTPTYSYDWYQNGSPLITTSDNTYTINDLSAGNYTYQVIVTDSNSNPCQGTSNSVQVTVYSLFDLTIQPSVAPSTCVGESITLTAVASGGSGHFAYQWTDSSGTIVSTTSTFSPDTSTAGTFHYNFQVTDTIYGCELVGPIIVKVNPNPTAVLNGISPICLGSSSTLTLTLTGTSPYDVTWSDGVIQSNVTSTVTRTVSPTSTTIYYATVTDNDGCTGVSNNFQVVVNPNPTVTITPNPASVCVGSNITLTAMPLGGSGTYTNYTWTLNGSPVGTNSPTLQISSATLSDAGTYQVTVIDSNGCQAMGTATVSVGEVIVSANSSPSTVCSGNSSTLTAVVTSGLAPYTYQWTGPNGFTSTVNPVTISNITSSNAGIYQVTVTDSNGCQGTATTTIVVDTINVNITGSSTVCLGSTINLSSNVTTGVAPYAYQWTGPNGFTSTSASITISNAQQVNSGLYQVTVTDSNGCQGVASSLVTVDIVSVNVVPSTTTACIGSNVTLTANVTSGTSPYSYSWVGPNGYTSTGNPITISNISLSNSGTYSVIVTDSNNCTGMSSSAVNVSQLSVSVSPSLESVCVGSTITLTANVSGGTTPYSYQWTGPNGFTSTVNPLVINNATLSNAGLYQVTVTDTNNCSGSSSSVVNVGQLSVSIVPVSQSICIGSTITLTANVNGGIEPYSYQWQGPNGFTSNNQNVTINNATLSNAGTYQLTVTDINGCSGVSLATVNVGQLNVLVSPAMEAVCIGSTITLTANPTGGVAPYTYQWSGPNGFISTSNPAIINNATLLDSGAYYVVVTDANGCSGSGSSNISVDQVIVSVSPSNTSVCPGSTVVLTANVTSGVAPYTYQWSGPDGYSFTGNPAVISGISTTNQGVYTVTVIDGNGCSGISTATVEIGELEVQVSPDTLSTCLGATINLTSSVSGGTLPYTYQWTGPNGFTSNNPNIAISNASELNAGTYQLEVTDVNGCSSLGFSTVTINAVNVNIISDSNFFNLVNANAVQNICQGTTITLTAQVTSGNPPFTYQWTGPNGFSSTEQTINIPNAQPVNSGTYRVVVTSCDMSGEVCCTAQSSVDVVVSNISVTVTPSSTSVCPGSTVTLSTNVTGGSAPYTYSWAGPNGFTANTQNITINNVSELTSGVYQVTVTDSNGCVSIGSSQINLEDIVIEIIPNPAVVAPGSAITLRANIVCGQAPFTYQWTGPNGFTSNSPIITINNANGSNTGTYTLTVTDANGNTITETIEIRLDDLSVDIISNTLNVRQGQTIELIAQVSGGQAPYTYQWFGPAVTRSTSGQLISTDQILIVKDATTANSGIYTVIVTDAYGFTASDSVNVTVRATSSLSSAIASKYCS; encoded by the coding sequence ATGAAATTTATAAAACTATTAACCAAATGTTTATTTATTGTTATATTTTCTCTGATTTTATACAATGAGATGAAATCTGTTTGTAATCTTGGATCGCTTTCTAATAGGCAAAATTATAGTTTACCCAGTGATTCTTATCCTCAATCCATTGCTTTTTCACCTATATTTAATAGCAATCTTTTTGCTGCAGTTGCGAACTCTAATACTAATTATTTATCAATATATAGTGTAGATCAAACTACAGGCACATTTACAGAAATCTCAAGTTCAATCGGAACAGGCGGAGTACCTAGCGGTGTAGCCTTTTCGCCAATAACATCTGGAGGAAATTTATTTGCTGCCGTTTCTAATAGTGGAGGTGGTGTAACCGCATACAGTGTAGATCAAAGCGGAAATTTTATTTCTATAAATACATACAATGCTGGTTCTCAACCTTCTTCAGTAGCATTTTCTCCTATTGTCAATGGTAATCTATTTGTCGCAGTTACTAATGGTGGTACTTCTGGAAGCAATGGAGTTACTGTATATACGGTAGATGAAAGTACAGGGGTATTTAGTGTAGTTGGAAATTATACTACTGGTGGTCAACCTTCTTCGGTAGCATTTTCGCCAATAACGCCAAATGGAGATTTATTTGCTGCAGTTGCTAATTATGCTTCTAATAATATTTCTTTTTATCAAGTGGATACTAGTACTGGAGTTTTTAATTCTTTAGGGACTTACCAATCTAGTTCTACTGCCTCATGTATATCAGTAGCGTTTTCGCCAATAACGACTGAAGGTAATTTATTTGTTGCCGTTGCTAATTCTTCATTTACCGACAATAGTGTTACAATTTATCAGGTAAATACTCAAAATCTATCTCTTGATCTTATTAATACTTATGGTGCTGGAACATCTCCTCATGGAGTGGCATTTTCTTCTGTAGTATCTGAAAGCTTATTTCTTGGCGTTGCTAATCAATTATCTAGTAATATTTCTATGTATAGTGTAGATCAAAGTGCTGGAACTTTAACTTCAGTAGCTAATTATGCAACCAATCAATACCCTTATTCAATAGCATTTTCTCCGTTAACAACTACTGGGTACTTATTTCTAGGTACTGCTAATTATGGCGGTAATAATATTACTGTTTATAGTGTAGAAACAGCACCTATAGTTTCGATAACAGTCAGTTCGGAAAATGTGTGTGTAGGGTCAAGTATAACGTTAACAGTGGTAGCATTAGGAGGAAGTGGAAGTTATACTTATTCCTGGACATTGCCTGACGGTGGAACGTCAAGCGATAATCCATTGATTATATCAAGTGCAACTTCTTCTGATGGAGGTTCTTATCAAGTAACGGTAACCGATAGTAACGGTTGTCAAGGAATTCCAGATCCAGTTCAGATCACGGTATATTCTCGTCCTGAAGTTACGATACAACCAAGCAATACTTTCAGTACATGTGTAGAAGAAAGTGTAATATTTACAGCGGTACCAAGTGGAGGATCTGGTAACTTTGCTTATCAATGGTTTGATTCAAATGGAGATTTAGTAAATACTACAAATATATTGTCTGCAGATACAGGTACTGCTGGTGTATTTGATTATTCTTTTCAATTAACGGATACTGTAACTCAATGTGCAGTCGGAGTTACATTGATTCAGTTAACGGTAAATCCTAATCCAACGGTTACAATAAGTTCAGCTCCGCCAACAGCATGTTATGGAGGAAATGCAATATTAACAGCAAATGTAAGTGGTGGATCAGGGTCATATAGTTATCAGTGGTTATTAAATGGAAGTCCTATTCCTAGCGCAATTAGTCCAACATACATAGCTAATGATATAATTCCAGGAACAAATGATGGAGTGTATCAAGTGACAGTAACAGACACAATGACCACTTGTAGTACTACTTCAAGTGACTTTACAATACCAGTAGATCAGGTATCTGTGACATTAAATACAAGTTCTACTGCAATATGTCAGGGAGCATCAATAACCTTAACAGCAAATGTAACGAGTGGAACGCCTACTTATAGTTATGATTGGTATCAAAATGGAAGTCCATTGATCACAACATCTGATAATACCTATACAATAAATGACTTAAGTGCAGGAAACTATACATATCAAGTTATAGTAACCGATAGTAATAGTAATCCTTGTCAGGGCACTTCAAACTCAGTCCAGGTTACGGTATACTCTTTATTTGACCTTACAATACAACCAAGTGTTGCGCCAAGTACATGTGTAGGAGAAAGTATAACATTGACAGCGGTAGCAAGTGGAGGATCTGGTCACTTTGCATATCAGTGGACTGATTCAAGTGGGACTATAGTAAGTACTACAAGTACATTTTCTCCAGATACAAGTACTGCTGGAACTTTTCATTATAATTTTCAAGTAACAGATACGATATATGGATGTGAATTAGTAGGACCGATAATAGTAAAAGTAAACCCTAATCCAACAGCAGTATTAAATGGAATATCGCCAATATGTTTAGGAAGTTCATCGACATTGACATTAACGTTAACAGGAACATCGCCATATGATGTGACATGGTCAGATGGAGTTATACAAAGTAATGTAACATCTACAGTAACAAGAACAGTGTCACCAACATCAACAACAATTTACTATGCTACAGTAACAGATAATGATGGATGTACAGGAGTATCAAATAATTTTCAAGTGGTAGTAAATCCGAATCCAACGGTAACGATAACGCCAAATCCAGCTTCTGTATGTGTTGGATCTAATATAACATTAACAGCAATGCCATTAGGTGGAAGTGGAACTTATACAAATTATACTTGGACATTAAATGGCAGTCCGGTTGGAACTAATAGTCCTACATTGCAAATAAGTAGTGCAACTTTATCAGATGCAGGTACATATCAAGTAACGGTTATAGATAGCAATGGTTGCCAGGCTATGGGCACTGCTACAGTTTCTGTTGGTGAAGTAATAGTATCTGCAAATTCATCTCCAAGTACTGTCTGCTCTGGTAACTCTTCAACGTTAACAGCTGTTGTTACTTCAGGATTGGCTCCTTATACATATCAATGGACGGGACCCAATGGATTTACATCAACAGTTAACCCAGTTACAATTTCAAATATAACTTCATCTAATGCAGGAATATATCAAGTAACAGTTACAGATAGTAATGGTTGTCAAGGAACTGCAACAACTACTATTGTAGTTGATACTATAAATGTTAATATTACAGGTTCTAGTACTGTTTGCTTAGGATCAACAATTAATTTATCATCAAATGTAACAACAGGAGTAGCGCCATATGCGTACCAATGGACAGGACCTAATGGATTTACATCAACTAGTGCTTCAATAACTATATCAAATGCTCAACAAGTTAATTCAGGATTATATCAAGTAACAGTAACAGATAGTAATGGTTGTCAAGGAGTTGCATCTAGTTTGGTAACGGTGGATATTGTAAGTGTTAATGTTGTACCAAGTACTACTACAGCCTGTATAGGCTCAAATGTTACATTAACAGCAAATGTAACATCAGGTACATCACCGTATAGCTATAGTTGGGTAGGTCCTAATGGTTATACATCTACAGGTAATCCTATAACTATATCAAATATTAGTCTGTCAAATTCAGGAACTTATAGTGTGATAGTAACTGATAGCAATAATTGTACCGGCATGTCATCCTCTGCTGTTAATGTAAGTCAGTTAAGTGTGTCCGTTTCACCTTCATTAGAATCTGTATGTGTTGGATCCACTATAACATTAACAGCAAATGTAAGTGGAGGAACTACACCCTATAGTTATCAGTGGACCGGTCCTAATGGTTTTACGTCAACAGTTAATCCATTAGTTATTAATAATGCAACTTTATCAAATGCAGGCTTATATCAGGTAACAGTTACAGACACTAATAATTGTTCAGGCTCGAGTTCATCAGTAGTTAATGTAGGTCAGTTGAGTGTCTCAATTGTACCAGTATCGCAATCAATATGTATTGGATCAACAATAACATTAACAGCAAATGTAAATGGAGGAATTGAACCTTATAGCTATCAATGGCAAGGTCCTAATGGATTTACATCAAATAATCAAAATGTAACGATTAATAATGCAACTTTATCAAATGCAGGTACTTATCAACTAACAGTTACAGATATAAATGGTTGTTCCGGTGTAAGTTTAGCAACTGTTAATGTAGGTCAATTAAACGTATTAGTCTCTCCAGCAATGGAAGCAGTGTGTATTGGATCAACAATAACGTTAACTGCAAATCCTACAGGAGGAGTAGCGCCTTATACCTATCAATGGTCAGGTCCTAATGGGTTTATTTCAACAAGTAATCCAGCGATTATTAATAATGCAACTTTACTGGACTCAGGAGCCTATTATGTAGTAGTAACAGATGCGAATGGTTGCTCAGGAAGTGGTTCATCCAATATAAGTGTGGATCAAGTAATAGTATCTGTAAGTCCTTCAAATACTAGTGTATGCCCTGGCTCAACGGTAGTTTTAACAGCGAATGTAACAAGTGGGGTAGCACCATATACATATCAATGGTCAGGTCCTGATGGTTATAGTTTTACAGGAAATCCAGCAGTAATTTCTGGTATAAGTACTACAAATCAAGGAGTCTATACGGTAACAGTAATAGATGGTAATGGTTGCTCTGGAATAAGTACAGCAACAGTTGAAATAGGTGAGTTAGAAGTTCAAGTAAGTCCAGATACATTATCAACATGTTTAGGAGCAACGATCAATTTAACATCAAGTGTGTCAGGAGGAACATTGCCGTATACATATCAATGGACAGGTCCAAATGGATTTACATCGAATAACCCAAATATAGCTATAAGCAATGCAAGTGAATTAAATGCAGGTACTTATCAATTAGAAGTAACTGATGTAAATGGCTGTTCTTCCTTAGGGTTTTCTACAGTAACAATAAATGCTGTAAATGTTAATATAATTTCTGATTCAAACTTTTTTAATTTGGTAAATGCTAATGCAGTACAAAATATATGTCAGGGGACAACAATAACATTAACAGCTCAAGTAACATCAGGTAATCCGCCCTTTACATATCAATGGACAGGACCAAATGGATTTAGCTCAACTGAGCAAACGATAAATATACCAAATGCTCAACCAGTCAATTCTGGAACTTATAGAGTTGTAGTAACAAGTTGTGATATGTCAGGAGAAGTTTGTTGTACGGCTCAAAGTTCAGTTGATGTAGTTGTAAGTAATATTTCAGTTACAGTTACTCCATCATCTACTTCAGTATGCCCTGGATCTACAGTTACATTATCAACAAATGTAACGGGAGGGTCTGCTCCATATACCTATAGTTGGGCGGGTCCTAATGGATTTACAGCAAATACTCAAAATATAACGATAAATAATGTAAGTGAATTAACCTCAGGAGTGTATCAGGTAACAGTGACAGATAGTAACGGATGTGTAAGTATTGGGTCATCTCAAATTAATTTAGAAGATATAGTTATTGAAATAATACCAAACCCTGCAGTAGTAGCTCCAGGATCAGCAATAACATTAAGAGCTAATATAGTATGTGGCCAAGCGCCGTTTACCTATCAATGGACAGGTCCAAACGGATTTACATCTAATAGTCCAATAATAACTATCAATAATGCAAATGGATCAAACACAGGAACTTATACATTAACAGTAACAGATGCCAATGGTAATACAATAACAGAAACTATAGAAATTAGATTAGATGATTTAAGTGTAGATATAATCTCCAATACTTTAAATGTGCGTCAAGGTCAAACAATAGAATTAATAGCTCAAGTAAGTGGAGGTCAAGCTCCATACACTTATCAATGGTTTGGGCCAGCAGTGACCAGAAGTACTTCTGGTCAGTTGATATCAACTGATCAAATCCTTATTGTTAAAGATGCAACAACGGCAAACTCTGGTATTTATACAGTTATAGTAACTGATGCTTATGGTTTTACAGCAAGTGATTCTGTTAATGTTACTGTCAGAGCTACTAGCTCTTTAAGTAGTGCTATTGCTTCTAAGTATTGCTCTTAG
- a CDS encoding superoxide dismutase has protein sequence MFKLPQLPYFYDALEPYIDAKTMEIHYTGHHQAYVNNLNAALQNHPELQNLSLEDLITNLDKLPEKIRTEVRNNGGGHLNHSMFWTMMTKNSSLEPVGQLETEIKKIWGTFEAFKEEFSNTAKKVFGSGWAWLTFDKAGKLIITSTPNQDTPISQDSQPILGLDVWEHAYYLKYQNKRVDYIQAWWNVINWKQIEENYRKYA, from the coding sequence ATGTTCAAATTACCCCAATTACCCTATTTCTATGATGCACTTGAACCTTATATCGATGCCAAGACTATGGAAATACACTATACAGGTCATCATCAAGCTTATGTAAACAATCTGAATGCTGCTTTACAGAACCATCCTGAACTGCAAAATTTATCACTAGAGGATTTGATCACAAATCTTGATAAATTACCAGAAAAAATAAGAACCGAAGTAAGAAACAATGGCGGCGGTCATTTGAACCATTCAATGTTTTGGACAATGATGACAAAAAATAGTTCTTTAGAACCGGTAGGTCAACTTGAAACCGAAATCAAAAAAATTTGGGGCACGTTTGAAGCTTTTAAAGAAGAATTTTCAAATACTGCAAAAAAAGTATTTGGTAGCGGATGGGCTTGGCTAACCTTTGATAAAGCTGGAAAATTAATTATTACTTCAACACCAAATCAAGATACCCCAATATCTCAAGATTCGCAACCTATATTAGGACTTGATGTTTGGGAGCATGCATATTATCTCAAATATCAAAATAAACGAGTAGATTACATTCAAGCATGGTGGAATGTAATAAATTGGAAGCAAATAGAAGAAAATTACAGAAAGTATGCTTAA
- a CDS encoding superoxide dismutase has product MSKRNIITLIFIVTIKTILTAISFNSFTKKETVKDIIHENKHEQVNLNNNNTTKLLEKKVNGKFVLPPLPYKYNALEPYIDAKTMELHYTKHHQAYADGLNKALEKHPELKSMSVEELITHLDTVPQDIRTEVRNNGGGYLNHSMFWLMMSPHSGEPKPELAKAINKSFGSFGNFKQQFNETAKKVFGSGWAWLCLDKEGNLVITKSKDQDNPITNGYEPILGLDVWEHAYYLKYQNKRFEYIDAWWNVVDWNHIENNYKNAVDKISKK; this is encoded by the coding sequence ATGTCAAAACGTAATATAATAACTTTAATATTTATAGTTACTATAAAAACTATACTAACAGCCATATCATTTAATTCGTTTACAAAAAAAGAGACTGTAAAAGATATAATTCATGAGAATAAACACGAACAAGTAAATCTAAACAATAATAATACAACAAAATTACTTGAAAAAAAGGTTAATGGTAAGTTTGTTCTACCACCATTACCATATAAATATAATGCATTAGAGCCTTATATTGATGCTAAAACAATGGAGCTCCATTATACTAAACATCATCAAGCATATGCAGATGGACTTAATAAAGCTCTTGAAAAGCATCCTGAATTAAAATCTATGTCTGTTGAAGAATTAATAACTCACTTAGATACAGTACCTCAAGATATAAGAACTGAAGTGAGAAATAATGGCGGTGGGTACTTAAATCACTCTATGTTTTGGCTTATGATGAGTCCTCATTCAGGGGAACCTAAACCAGAATTAGCTAAAGCCATTAATAAATCTTTTGGAAGCTTTGGTAATTTCAAACAACAATTTAATGAAACAGCAAAGAAGGTATTTGGAAGTGGATGGGCTTGGCTTTGCCTTGATAAAGAAGGAAATTTAGTAATTACTAAATCAAAAGACCAAGATAATCCAATAACAAATGGTTATGAACCTATATTAGGGCTTGATGTTTGGGAACATGCTTACTATCTTAAATATCAAAACAAAAGATTTGAATATATAGATGCTTGGTGGAACGTAGTTGATTGGAATCATATTGAAAACAATTATAAAAATGCTGTAGATAAAATTAGTAAAAAATAA